ACCCGTACGAATACGAATGACGCGCGCCACATCAAAGACAAAGATCTTACCGTCACCAATTTTACCGGTTTGCGCCGTGCGGATAATGGTATCCACACAGGTATCCACGATATCGTCAGTCACCACAATTTCGATTTTCACTTTCGGCAGGAAGTCCACCATGTACTCTGCGCCACGGTACAACTCGGTGTGACCCTTCTGGCGACCAAAACCTTTCACCTCGGTCACTGTCATCCCGGTAATGCCAACTTCCGCCAGCGCTTCACGCACATCATCCAGTTTGAAAGGTTTAATAATCGCATCAATCTTTTTCATGGTGGGTCCTTAAACGCCTGTCTTTTGCAGCTTCGTAATCGATTGCTCACAGTATCATAAACAATCAAATTTGCGGTATTACTCTTTAAAGTCGTTCGCTTCCAGCTCATGGCGCGACAGCAGTTTATAAAACTCTGTACGGTTTCGCCCAGCCATGCGCGCGGCGTGCGTCACGTTGCCCTTGGTGATTTGCAGCAGCTTACGCAGATAGTTCAGCTCGAACTGATTACGCGCTTCAACAAACGTCGGCAGCGCGGTATTTTCGCCTTCAAGCGCCTGCTCCACCAGCGCATCGCTAATGACCGGCGAAGAGGTCAGCGCCACGCACTGCTCAATCACGTTCACCAGTTGACGGACGTTACCCGGCCAGCCGGCGGTCATGAGTCGTTTCATTGCATCGGTTGAAAACGCACGCACAAACGGCTTATGTCTGTCCGCCGACTGGCGCAGAAGATGATTTGCCAGCAGCGGAATATCTTCCGCACGCTCCGCCAGCGCGGGGATTTTCAGATTGACGACGTTCAGGCGGTAGTAGAGATCTTCGCGGAACTCTTTACGCTCCATCGCTTTCGGTAAATCGCGGTGAGTGGCCGAGATAATACGCACGTTAATGTCGATATCACGGTTGCTGCCGAGCGGACGCACTTTGCGCTCCTGCAACACGCGCAGCAGTTTGACCTGCAATGGCGCGGGCATATCACCAATTTCATCGAGGAACAGCGTCCCGCCTTCTGCAGCCTGGAACAGCCCTTCCCTGCTACTCACCGCGCCCGTAAACGCGCCGCGTGCATGGCCAAAGAGTTCAGATTCCAGCAACTGTTCCGGCAGCGCACCGCAGTTAATGGCGATGAAGGCGTTTTTGCTGCGCGGGCTGGCGTTGTGAATCGCCTGCGCCAGAATCTCTTTCCCGGTTCCGCTCTGCCCATTAATCAGCAGGCTGACGTCGGATTGCGCGACCATGCGCGCTTGTTCCAGCAAGCGCAGCATAATCGGGCTGCGCGTGACGATGGATTCACGCCATTTTTCATCAACGGACGGAGCGGAATGTTCCAGCGCATCGTCGATGGCTTTATACAACGCGTCTTTGTCCACCGGCTTGGTCAGGAAGCTAAACACGCCCTGCTGTGTTGCAGCGACCGCATCAGGAATCGAGCCGTGGGCCGTGAGAATAATGACCGGCATTCCGGGCTGCAGCTTCTGGATTTCGACGAACAGCTGCATGCCATCCATCTCGTCCATGCGCAGATCGCTGATCACCAGATCGATTTTCTCGCGACCAAGCGCTTTCAGCCCTTCCTGTCCACTTTCGGCGGTGACAACGCTGTAGCCTTCGCTGACCAGGCGCATTCCCAACAGCTTCAGCAAGCCGGGATCGTCATCCACCAGCAGGAGATGGGCAGGTTTGCGGCTTGTCATGGCTTCACGTCCTCTTGTTTCGAAGTACCACCGTCATCATCAGGCGTTTTGGTCGGCTGCGCGTTAGTCTTCGGTCCGTCCGGCAGATAGTTGCTGGCTGGCTTACGCGTGGATAGCTGACGCTCAATATCCGTGAGGTTTTCCAGCTTGCGCGTCGTGGTTTCAAGCTGCGCGCGCAAATACTGGTGCTGTGACCGAAGCATATCCAGTTCAGCGTCAGCGGATTGCTGCAATTTACTGTAACGGAAGCGCTCTTCGGCGAGCTGCAATTGCAGGACCTGCCCGTCACGCCAGAGCTGATACACCGGGCGAACTTGCGCAGGAATTTGTGGGCTGAGCGCATCCATCCGCGTGGTGTTCATGCGACGCTCAACCGGGTTAATTTTGGCATTGGCCAGCAGGATGCCGCGTTTGAAACTGTCCTGCCAGGTGTCATCGGCCCACTGGTGGGCCTGTGCGCGCGCCGCCGCAGGTGACAGCCGATCGGCGCAATCAATTCCTCGCAACCAGAATAACGGGTTCGCTTCGACATCATGGCCGTTCAGTTGCCAGATGTTTTCGCAATCAGTCGAGAGGAAATCGGCCAACTGATGCTCAGGTAATTTATCGTCTTGTTTATCGCTGATTGCACTTTTCGGCGCGTGGGAAACGCATCCCGCCAACAGCAAACATGGCAGGCCGGTACGGATAATTTTACGGGAAAACACCGCGTTAATGGCGCGAGAAAAGACGTGTAACATACTCACCAGACTTAGATTCATTGCATTGATTTTTCCGGCTCAAGAGGCAGTTCAATACGAAAGCAAACATCGGCGCGATCGTCATGCGAGATATATAATTCGCCGTGCATACGCCGTATGCAATCGCGGGCGATACTTAAGCCCAAACCGCTCCCCTTTACCGCACCTTTTCGCTGATGACTTCCCTGGAAAAAGGGCTCAAAAATCATCGTTTTTTCGTCATCCGGAATGGGATCTCCGGTATTGGCAACATCGACACACACCCGCGATCCCTGGGTGAAACTACGAATATAAATGTTACCGGATTCAGTACCATAGTGCACCGCATTGGAATAAAGATTATCCAGCACACTCATTAATAGCATAGGCTCTGCAAAACAGACTGGCTCCTGGAGATCCAGTTCGGTATGCATCATTTTAGCTCGCGCAGGCAAGCTGTGGGCGGAGAGCACCATATCCACCAGCGGTTCGATCTCCACTCTTTCCAGTTCAACCGCGCCATCAGCCAGTTTACGGTTGTAATCCAGCAGTTGTTCGATCAGCTTTTGCAGATTCCGGCTACTGGCATCCAGGATTTCAACGATCTCTTTTTGCTCGGCGGTTAACGGCCCAGCCACTTCATCGGCGAGCAGTTCCGTCCCCTCGCGCATGCTGGCGAGCGGCGTTTTTAATTCGTGGGAGATATGGCGTAAAAATTGGTGGCGCTGAGATTCCAGCCACGCCAGTCGCTCAGAGAGCCAGATAATCCGTTGCCCCACGGAACGCAGTTCCCGCGGCCCTTTAAACACCACGGTATTCCCGAGAGATTTTCCTTCACCCAAAAGATTAATCATCCGTTCAATGCCTTTTACCGGGCCGATGATCATTCGGGTAAACAGCAGCACCAGCCCAAGACTGACCATAAACAGCACCAGCGCCTGCCAGCCAAAGAACTGACCGCGCTCGGCGATTTCCTGTTGCAGCTGCTGTCCACGGGAAAAAATCACGGTACGGGTTGTTTGCACCATCTCGGTATTGGCGCTGGCAAACGCTTCGAGCCGGACCGTTGCGACAGCATCAGGCCCACTGTTTTTGCACTGCAATTGCCCAAGATCGTTCAGATCCTGGCGCAGCGCCTGATACAGCTTATCGTCAGGGAGCACACCCGCATGCGCGTCCAGCATTTCGCTGTAGCGTTTGCGTTGATTTTGATAGACCTTTTCCAGCGTACGGTCGTCCAGCACGCAATACTGGCGATAGCTGCGCTCCATTTCCAGCGCGGCGTTGGTCATCGCCTCACTACGGCGGGCATCAATGAGCGTCGTGCGGTTAGTCTGCGCGGCCTGGGCGCTGAGCGCATTCAGGCTTTGCCACGCCTGCCATGCCAATACCAGCAGCGGTAACAGGATGAGCAGGAAGGCCATCATAACAAGCTGTCGCAGGGAGCGAGGAAAAACAGACCAGCGTTTCAACGCATGATTCTCTCAGTGAGGGGGGTCTGGAGAGCGTACCGAGTCTGCCCTTCAGATACAACAAAGCCGGGTAAATACCCGGCTTTGTTATGCAATGAGGCGGTGCCTTACTCGACGTTTCGCCCGGAGCCTGATAAAGCTTACGCAATAATCAGTAGTTGGACGGCAGGCACCTTTTTGTGCGTCATTCGAAGTTTATGTAGCGCGTCCCGAAGGGGCTGACATAAGAGGGTGAATGAGCCACTGGTTAATATTATGCAACAGCCGTGCCAAAAATCAAAACAAAATATTAACATTATGAAATATATGAATTTTACTACAATATCTTGTTACTTATTGCCTGAATGATTTCCAGGCTAAGTGTCGCTTATTAGCTACACCTTATTACAAACCCTATGACCGCCTTATAAATCAAGGCGTTAAATGTCGCCATTTAGAGACACCCCAAATGCGCCATTGTCGGGGATTACCGACACCTAAAGATGCGCGCCGTCACAATGAAAAAGCCCGGTCGCATTGACGCGGTCCGGGCATTGAAAGCACATCTCATCCGCCGGACGTAACGCTTAGCGTCCGGCGCCAGGCAACGGGGTTACCCCAGTTGCTTGCGCGCATTGCGGAAAATACGCATCCATGGGCTGTCTTCGCCCCAGTTTTCCGGGTGCCATGAGTTGCTGACGGTGCGGAATACACGCTCCGGATGCGGCATCATGATGGTTACACGGCCACTTTCGTTGGTGACCGCGGTAATGCCGTTCGCCGAGCCGTTCGGGTTTGCCGGGTAGTTCTGCGTCACTTTGCCGTTGTTATCGACAAAGCGCAGCGCCACCAGCCCTTTACTTTCGAGCGTCGCAAGATGCGCAGCGTCACGCAGTTCTACCTGCCCTTCACCATGCGAAACCGCAATCGGCATCTGTGAACCCACCATGCCCTGCAACAGCAGCGACGGGCTTTGAGTCACTTCAACCAGGCTAAAGCGCGCTTCAAAACGGTCCGACTGGTTACGCACAAAGCGCGGCCAGGCTTCGCTGCCCGGAATGACTTCGCGCAGATTGGACATCATCTGGCAGCCGTTACACACGCCCAATGCCAGCGTCTGTGGACGATGGAAGAAGGTTTCAAACTCATCGCGCACGCGATTGTTGAAGAGAATGGACTTCGCCCAGCCTTCACCCGCGCCCAGCACGTCGCCGTAAGAGAACCCGCCGCAGGCCACCAGCGCCTGGAAGTCCTCAAGACCCATGCGGCCAGCCAGCAGGTCACTCATGTGCACGTCGATAGCATCAAAGCCCGCACGGTGGAACGCTGCCGCCATTTCAACGTGGGAGTTCACGCCCTGCTCACGCAGAACAGCGACCTTCGGACGCGCACCGGTCGAAATATACGGAGCCGCAACATCCTCGTTGATATCGAAAGAGAGCTTCACGTTCAGGCCCGGATCGTTATCGTTGGCTTTCGCCTCATGCTCCTGGTCAGCGCATTCTGGGTTATCACGCAGGCGCTGCATCTGCCAGGTGGTTTCAGCCCACCACATACGCAGCGTCGAGCGGCTTTCGCTGAACACCGCATGACCGTCCGCTTCAATGACAAAGCGATCGCCCGCCACGGCTTTACCCAGGTAATGTACGCAATCCGCCAGACCGTGCTGCGCCAGTAGCGCTTCAACGGCTTCGCGATCCGCCGCACGCACCTGAATCACCGCGCCCAGCTCTTCGTTGAACAGCGCCGCCAGACGATCGTCACCCAGCGCAGCAATATCCGCTTCCACGCCACAGTGGCCGGTAAAGGCCATTTCCGCCAGAGTGACCATCAGGCCGCCGTCTGAACGGTCGTGGTAGGCCAGCAGTTGGCGTGCGGCCACCAGCGCCTGAATGGCCTCGTAGAAGCCTTTCAGCTGTGCCACATCACGCACGTCAGCAGGTTTGTCACCAAGTTGGCGGTAAACCTGCGCCAGTGCGGTCGCGCCTAGCGCGTTGTGTCCTTTACCCAGGTCGATAAGCAACAGGGCATTATCGTCGGTAGAAAGCTGCGGTGTGATGGTATGACGTACGTCTTCAACACGCGCAAAAGCGGTAATCACCAGCGACAGCGGAGACGTCATCTCGCGCTGCTCATTGCCTTCCTGCCAGCGGGTTTTCATCGACATCGAGTCTTTGCCCACCGGAATGGTCAGGCCGAGCGCCGGACACAGCTCTTCGCCTACCGCTTTCACCGCTTCGTACAGACCGGCGTCTTCACCAGGGTGCCCTGCAGCCGCCATCCAGTTTGCGGACAATTTGATGCGTTTGATGTCGCCAATCTGCGTGGCGGCAATGTTCGTCAGCGCTTCGCCAACAGCCAGGCGTGCAGAAGCAGCAAAGTCGAGCAGCGCGACCGGCGTACGTTCGCCCAGCGCCATCGCTTCGCCATAATAACTATCGAGGCTCGCGGTGGTAACCGCGCAGTTCGCCACCGGGATCTGCCACGGTCCGACCATTTGATCGCGTGCCACCATACCGGTCACGGAACGGTCACCGATGGTTACCAGGAAGGTTTTCTCTGCCACCGCAGGCAGATGCAGAACGCGGTTTACCGCATCGGCAATCGTCACACCATGCAGATCCAGCGTTTTGCCCGTCGCTTTACGGGTTTGCACATCGCGGGTCATTTTTGGCGTTTTGCCCAGCAGCACATCCAGCGGCAGATCGATCGGCTGATTGTCGAAGTGAGGATCGTTCATGGTCAGATGCAGTTCTTCTGTCGCTTCACCAATCACCGCGTACGGCGCGCGCTCACGGCGGCACAGCTCGTCAAACAGCGGCAACTGATCGGCAGCGACGGCCATCACGTAGCGTTCCTGAGATTCGTTACACCAGATTTCCAGCGGGCTCATGCCTGGCTCGTCGCTCAGAATATCGCGCAGATTGAAGCGACCACCGCGACCGCCGTCGCTCACCAGCTCAGGCATGGCGTTCGAAAGACCACCTGCGCCGACATCATGAATGAACAGAATCGGGTTGGCATCGCCAAGCTGCCAGCAGCGGTCGATCACTTCCTGACAACGACGTTCCATTTCCGGGTTGTCACGTTGGACGGAGGCAAAATCAAGGTCTGCGTCAGATTGACCGGACGCCATAGAAGACGCCGCACCGCCGCCAAGACCGATATTCATGGCCGGACCGCCCAGGACGATCAGTTTTGCGCCCACAACGATCTCGCCTTTCTGGACATGATCGGCGCGAATATTGCCGATCCCACCCGCCAGCATGATCGGTTTGTGATACCCGCGCAGCTCTTCGCCGTTATGGCTATCGACTTTTTCTTCGTAGGTACGGAAGTAGCCGTTCAGCGCCGGACGTCCAAATTCGTTGTTAAAGGCTGCGCCACCCAGCGGGCCTTCGGTCATGATATCGAGCGCGGTGACAATGCGATCCGGCTTGCCGAAATCTTCTTCCCACGGCTGTTCAAAGCCAGGAATACGCAAGTTTGAAACGGAGAAGCCTACCAGCCCTGCTTTCGGCTTCGCGCCACGTCCGGTTGCGCCTTCGTCACGAATCTCACCGCCGGAACCTGTCGCCGCACCCGGCCACGGAGAAATCGCCGTCGGGTGGTTATGCGTTTCGACCTTCATCAGGATATGCGTTGGCTCCTGGTGGAAGTCATAGCGCCCTGCTTCGCGATCGGCGAAGAAGCGGCCCACGTCAGACCCTTCCATGACAGCCGCGTTGTCTTTGTACGCAGACAGCACGTGTTCAGGGTTTTTCTCAAAGGTGTTTTTAATCATCTTGAACAGCGATTTCGGCTGTTCTTCGCCGTCGATAATCCAGTCGGCGTTAAAAATCTTGTGACGACAATGCTCAGAGTTCGCCTGCGCGAACATATACAG
This sequence is a window from Enterobacter sp. 638. Protein-coding genes within it:
- the qseE gene encoding two component system sensor histidine kinase QseE/GlrK; this translates as MKRWSVFPRSLRQLVMMAFLLILLPLLVLAWQAWQSLNALSAQAAQTNRTTLIDARRSEAMTNAALEMERSYRQYCVLDDRTLEKVYQNQRKRYSEMLDAHAGVLPDDKLYQALRQDLNDLGQLQCKNSGPDAVATVRLEAFASANTEMVQTTRTVIFSRGQQLQQEIAERGQFFGWQALVLFMVSLGLVLLFTRMIIGPVKGIERMINLLGEGKSLGNTVVFKGPRELRSVGQRIIWLSERLAWLESQRHQFLRHISHELKTPLASMREGTELLADEVAGPLTAEQKEIVEILDASSRNLQKLIEQLLDYNRKLADGAVELERVEIEPLVDMVLSAHSLPARAKMMHTELDLQEPVCFAEPMLLMSVLDNLYSNAVHYGTESGNIYIRSFTQGSRVCVDVANTGDPIPDDEKTMIFEPFFQGSHQRKGAVKGSGLGLSIARDCIRRMHGELYISHDDRADVCFRIELPLEPEKSMQ
- the glnB gene encoding nitrogen regulatory protein P-II, with product MKKIDAIIKPFKLDDVREALAEVGITGMTVTEVKGFGRQKGHTELYRGAEYMVDFLPKVKIEIVVTDDIVDTCVDTIIRTAQTGKIGDGKIFVFDVARVIRIRTGEEDDAAI
- the purL gene encoding phosphoribosylformylglycinamidine synthase, with the translated sequence MMEILRGSPALSAFRINKLLARFQADGLPVSTIYAEYVHFADLNAPLNAEQRAQLERLLKYGPSLSSHTPTGKLILATPRPGTISPWSSKATDIAHNCGLSQINRLERGVAYYVEASTLTDEQWQTVAAELHDRMMESVFASLDDAQQLFSHHQPAPVQSVDLLGQGRQALIDANLRLGLALADDEIDYLQDAFVTLNRNPNDIELYMFAQANSEHCRHKIFNADWIIDGEEQPKSLFKMIKNTFEKNPEHVLSAYKDNAAVMEGSDVGRFFADREAGRYDFHQEPTHILMKVETHNHPTAISPWPGAATGSGGEIRDEGATGRGAKPKAGLVGFSVSNLRIPGFEQPWEEDFGKPDRIVTALDIMTEGPLGGAAFNNEFGRPALNGYFRTYEEKVDSHNGEELRGYHKPIMLAGGIGNIRADHVQKGEIVVGAKLIVLGGPAMNIGLGGGAASSMASGQSDADLDFASVQRDNPEMERRCQEVIDRCWQLGDANPILFIHDVGAGGLSNAMPELVSDGGRGGRFNLRDILSDEPGMSPLEIWCNESQERYVMAVAADQLPLFDELCRRERAPYAVIGEATEELHLTMNDPHFDNQPIDLPLDVLLGKTPKMTRDVQTRKATGKTLDLHGVTIADAVNRVLHLPAVAEKTFLVTIGDRSVTGMVARDQMVGPWQIPVANCAVTTASLDSYYGEAMALGERTPVALLDFAASARLAVGEALTNIAATQIGDIKRIKLSANWMAAAGHPGEDAGLYEAVKAVGEELCPALGLTIPVGKDSMSMKTRWQEGNEQREMTSPLSLVITAFARVEDVRHTITPQLSTDDNALLLIDLGKGHNALGATALAQVYRQLGDKPADVRDVAQLKGFYEAIQALVAARQLLAYHDRSDGGLMVTLAEMAFTGHCGVEADIAALGDDRLAALFNEELGAVIQVRAADREAVEALLAQHGLADCVHYLGKAVAGDRFVIEADGHAVFSESRSTLRMWWAETTWQMQRLRDNPECADQEHEAKANDNDPGLNVKLSFDINEDVAAPYISTGARPKVAVLREQGVNSHVEMAAAFHRAGFDAIDVHMSDLLAGRMGLEDFQALVACGGFSYGDVLGAGEGWAKSILFNNRVRDEFETFFHRPQTLALGVCNGCQMMSNLREVIPGSEAWPRFVRNQSDRFEARFSLVEVTQSPSLLLQGMVGSQMPIAVSHGEGQVELRDAAHLATLESKGLVALRFVDNNGKVTQNYPANPNGSANGITAVTNESGRVTIMMPHPERVFRTVSNSWHPENWGEDSPWMRIFRNARKQLG
- the qseG gene encoding two-component system QseEF-associated lipoprotein QseG: MNLSLVSMLHVFSRAINAVFSRKIIRTGLPCLLLAGCVSHAPKSAISDKQDDKLPEHQLADFLSTDCENIWQLNGHDVEANPLFWLRGIDCADRLSPAAARAQAHQWADDTWQDSFKRGILLANAKINPVERRMNTTRMDALSPQIPAQVRPVYQLWRDGQVLQLQLAEERFRYSKLQQSADAELDMLRSQHQYLRAQLETTTRKLENLTDIERQLSTRKPASNYLPDGPKTNAQPTKTPDDDGGTSKQEDVKP
- the glrR gene encoding two-component system response regulator GlrR, with protein sequence MTSRKPAHLLLVDDDPGLLKLLGMRLVSEGYSVVTAESGQEGLKALGREKIDLVISDLRMDEMDGMQLFVEIQKLQPGMPVIILTAHGSIPDAVAATQQGVFSFLTKPVDKDALYKAIDDALEHSAPSVDEKWRESIVTRSPIMLRLLEQARMVAQSDVSLLINGQSGTGKEILAQAIHNASPRSKNAFIAINCGALPEQLLESELFGHARGAFTGAVSSREGLFQAAEGGTLFLDEIGDMPAPLQVKLLRVLQERKVRPLGSNRDIDINVRIISATHRDLPKAMERKEFREDLYYRLNVVNLKIPALAERAEDIPLLANHLLRQSADRHKPFVRAFSTDAMKRLMTAGWPGNVRQLVNVIEQCVALTSSPVISDALVEQALEGENTALPTFVEARNQFELNYLRKLLQITKGNVTHAARMAGRNRTEFYKLLSRHELEANDFKE